In Salvelinus namaycush isolate Seneca chromosome 37, SaNama_1.0, whole genome shotgun sequence, the following are encoded in one genomic region:
- the gja9a gene encoding gap junction protein alpha 9a has product MGDWNFLGGILEEVHIHSTMVGKIWLTILFIFRMLVLGVAAEDVWNDEQADFICNTEQPGCRNVCYDLAFPISLIRFWVLQVIFVSSPSLVYMGHALYRLRALEKERQKKKVLLRRELELVDVEMVAARKTIEREVRQLEQGKLNKAPLSGSLLRTYVAHIITRSAVEVGFITGQYILYGFQLSPLFKCEREPCPNAVDCFVSRPTEKSVFMVFMQCIAVVSLFLNILEIMHLGYKKVKKGILDYYPHLQDELDDFYSSKAKKDSVVHQTCIASSGCKPTMASAPSGYNLLLERAQDGHTYPSLINPSAFLPVQGELAGKQSVEELKNAAHSLTEHNSNSNNTSSDSRSPPCDSVTPPKQEEPEESADSPMRPRNASHASSCPTLLVGAGRKTWRVNAPSNCSTVVEGKGSDTDSYGGAKASGGYQARTASKSEPKMHSSTPDSLEDSSSGSQHSPRPPSSNRRPSSTSNASSRRAPTDLQV; this is encoded by the coding sequence ATGGGGGATTGGAATTTTCTAGGGGGGATATTGGAGGAGGTGCATATCCACTCCACTATGGTGGGAAAGATCTGGCTCACCATCCTATTCATCTTCCGAATGCTGGTGCTGGGTGTGGCGGCCGAGGACGTGTGGAACGATGAGCAGGCCGATTTCATCTGCAATACGGAGCAGCCCGGGTGCCGGAACGTCTGCTACGACCTGGCTTTCCCCATCTCCCTCATCCGCTTCTGGGTCCTTCAGGTCATCTTTGTCTCATCGCCCTCGCTGGTGTACATGGGCCATGCTCTCTACCGCCTCCGAGCCCTGGAGAAGGAGCGGCAGAAAAAGAAGGTCCTGCTGCGTCGCGAGCTGGAGCTGGTGGACGTGGAGATGGTGGCGGCTCGGAAAACGATTGAGCGAGAGGTGAGGCAGCTGGAGCAAGGCAAGCTCAACAAGGCTCCGCTGTCGGGGTCCCTGCTGCGCACCTACGTGGCCCACATCATTACCCGCTCCGCCGTGGAGGTAGGCTTTATAACGGGCCAGTACATCCTCTATGGCTTCCAGCTCTCCCCTCTCTTCAAGTGCGAGCGTGAGCCTTGCCCCAACGCGGTGGACTGCTTCGTCTCCCGGCCCACAGAGAAGAGTGTCTTCATGGTCTTTATGCAATGCATCGCTGTAGTCTCCCTTTTCCTAAACATCTTGGAGATCATGCACCTGGGCTACAAGAAGGTCAAGAAGGGCATCCTGGACTACTATCCACACCTGCAAGACGAGCTTGACGACTTCTACTCAAGCAAAGCCAAGAAAGACTCCGTGGTGCATCAGACATGCATTGCTTCCTCCGGCTGCAAGCCCACCATGGCCTCCGCGCCCAGTGGCTACAACCTCCTACTGGAGCGGGCCCAGGACGGTCACACCTACCCTTCCCTTATCAACCCATCTGCCTTCCTCCCTGTTCAGGGTGAACTGGCTGGTAAACAGAGTGTGGAAGAACTAAAAAATGCTGCACATAGCCTGACGGAGCACAACTCCaactccaataacaccagcagtGACAGCCGCTCACCGCCCTGCGACTCAGTGACCCCGCCAAAGCAGGAGGAGCCAGAGGAGTCGGCAGACTCTCCCATGCGCCCAAGGAACGCATCTCACGCTTCCTCCTGCCCAACATTGCTAGTAGGTGCCGGAAGAAAAACATGGAGGGTCAACGCTCCCTCAAATTGTTCCACAGTGGTGGAGGGCAAAGGCTCAGACACAGATTCTTATGGGGGTGCTAAGGCCAGTGGTGGGTACCAAGCCCGGACTGCATCGAAATCAGAACCCAAAATGCATTCCTCCACCCCAGACTCACTGGAGGACTCAAGTTCAGGGTCACAGCATAGTCCGAGACCACCCTCTTCCAATCGCCGACCATCATCCACAAGCAACGCAAGCAGTAGGCGAGCCCCCACAGATTTACAAGTTTGA
- the rhbdl2 gene encoding rhomboid-related protein 2 isoform X1 codes for MDIDIEEQDPLAVDPVDRDGRRMGDRGGDDDGNRKVGCCERFHRSISKWMLPEELHEQYRERANCCPPPIFIILISIGELAVFIYYAVWKPQKQWVTLGEGIWNSPLSYKSDRREEAWRFVSYMFVHAGVEHILGNLVMQLLLGIPLELVHKGFEVGMVYMAGVLAGSLASSIFDPLSALVGASGGVYALIGGYFMNAVVNFREMIPLLGVFRIGVIVIIVGTDVGFALYRRFLTHEVGLKVSFVAHIGGGVAGMTIGYVFFSAYNQKLLKDPRFWLCIVGYVVFLLFAVLFNIFLSPA; via the exons ATGGACATAGACATTGAAGAGCAGGACCCCCTCGCTGTAGACCCTGTTGACCGAGATGGGAGACGGATGGGGGATAGGGGAGGTGATGATGACGGGAATAGGAAGGTTGGATGCTGCGAGAGGTTCCATCGCTCCATCTCCAAGTGGATGCTTCCGGAAGAACTCCACGAACAGTACCGGGAGCGAGCCAACTGCTGCCCCCCTCCCATCTTCATCATCCTCATCAGCATCGGAGAG TTAGCAGTGTTTATCTACTATGCGGTGTGGAAGCCCCAGAAGCAGTGGGTCACCCTGGGCGAGGGCATCTGGAACAGCCCTCTCTCCTACAAGTCTGACCGGCGGGAGGAGGCGTGGCGCTTCGTCTCCTACATGTTTGTCCACGCTGG CGTGGAGCACATCCTGGGCAACCTGGTGATGCAGCTACTGCTGGGCATCCCGCTGGAGCTGGTCCACAAAGGCTTTGAAGTGGGCATGGTCTACATGGCAGGCGTCCTAGCAG GCTCTCTGGCCAGCTCCATATTTGATCCTCTCAGTGCTCTGGTAGGGGCCTCTGGGGGGGTATATGCCCTCATAGGTGGATACTTCATGAATGCTGTTGTG AACTTCAGAGAGATGATTCCTCTCCTTGGAGTGTTTCGTATTGGAGTGATTGTGATTATTG TCGGGACAGATGTCGGATTCGCCCTTTACAGAAGGTTTCTTACTCACGAAGTTGGCTTGAAG GTCTCGTTTGTGGCGCACATCGGAGGAGGGGTGGCTGGGATGACCATTGGCTACGTGTTCTTCAGCGCCTACAACCAGAAGCTCCTGAAGGACCCGCGCTTCTGGCTCTGCATAGTCGGCTACGTCGTCTTCCTCTTGTTCGCTGTGCTCTTCAACATCTTCCTTTCCCCTGCATAA
- the rhbdl2 gene encoding rhomboid-related protein 2 isoform X2 yields MDIDIEEQDPLAVDPVDRDGRRMGDRGGDDDGNRKVGCCERFHRSISKWMLPEELHEQYRERANCCPPPIFIILISIGELAVFIYYAVWKPQKQWVTLGEGIWNSPLSYKSDRREEAWRFVSYMFVHAGVEHILGNLVMQLLLGIPLELVHKGFEVGMVYMAGVLAVGTDVGFALYRRFLTHEVGLKVSFVAHIGGGVAGMTIGYVFFSAYNQKLLKDPRFWLCIVGYVVFLLFAVLFNIFLSPA; encoded by the exons ATGGACATAGACATTGAAGAGCAGGACCCCCTCGCTGTAGACCCTGTTGACCGAGATGGGAGACGGATGGGGGATAGGGGAGGTGATGATGACGGGAATAGGAAGGTTGGATGCTGCGAGAGGTTCCATCGCTCCATCTCCAAGTGGATGCTTCCGGAAGAACTCCACGAACAGTACCGGGAGCGAGCCAACTGCTGCCCCCCTCCCATCTTCATCATCCTCATCAGCATCGGAGAG TTAGCAGTGTTTATCTACTATGCGGTGTGGAAGCCCCAGAAGCAGTGGGTCACCCTGGGCGAGGGCATCTGGAACAGCCCTCTCTCCTACAAGTCTGACCGGCGGGAGGAGGCGTGGCGCTTCGTCTCCTACATGTTTGTCCACGCTGG CGTGGAGCACATCCTGGGCAACCTGGTGATGCAGCTACTGCTGGGCATCCCGCTGGAGCTGGTCCACAAAGGCTTTGAAGTGGGCATGGTCTACATGGCAGGCGTCCTAGCAG TCGGGACAGATGTCGGATTCGCCCTTTACAGAAGGTTTCTTACTCACGAAGTTGGCTTGAAG GTCTCGTTTGTGGCGCACATCGGAGGAGGGGTGGCTGGGATGACCATTGGCTACGTGTTCTTCAGCGCCTACAACCAGAAGCTCCTGAAGGACCCGCGCTTCTGGCTCTGCATAGTCGGCTACGTCGTCTTCCTCTTGTTCGCTGTGCTCTTCAACATCTTCCTTTCCCCTGCATAA